A stretch of the Lolium perenne isolate Kyuss_39 chromosome 3, Kyuss_2.0, whole genome shotgun sequence genome encodes the following:
- the LOC127340623 gene encoding uncharacterized protein: MPAAGWLQDAANSSSSAAFPDQVLVSRAAGRVVSLSTCTKVGAISFVVGVAVGFTLKRRLRRWAARLLKRIKDDD, encoded by the exons ATGCCGGCGGCGGGGTGGCTGCAGGACGCcgccaactcctcctcctccgccgccttccccgACCAGGTCCTCGTGTCCAGGGCCGCGGG CCGGGTTGTGTCTCTGTCGACTTGCACGAAGGTCGGTGCCATCAGCTTCGTGGTCGGGGTTGCAGTGGGCTTCACGCTGAAGAGAAGGCTGCGCCGGTGGGCTGCCAGGCTGCTCAAGAGGATCAAGGATGACGACTAG